A genomic window from Chitinophagaceae bacterium includes:
- a CDS encoding aminotransferase class V-fold PLP-dependent enzyme, with amino-acid sequence MPSRRSFIKHSGAALLATASVPAFSSKVTISEIEAAAKPKAHLSAAAFAMEEDFWSMIREAYSVSPAIINLNNGGVSPQTMHVQEMQYKYIQMSNEAPSYYMWHVLDQGREPLRLKLADLAGCSAEEIAINRNATEALETVIFGLNLKAGDEVILTKQDYPNMVHAWEQREKRDGIKLVWLNLEVPKEDDDYFVSQFSNAVTDKTKVVHVTHMINWMGQIQPVKKISDAVKKKNPAIEVISDSAHTFAHFDYKIPELGCDYWGTSLHKWLCAPFGTGLLWVKKEKIPSIWPLFANGDPQSADIKKFEAQGTRSFPAEQAIGYALDFHNAIGSQRKEARLRYLKNYWAEKAKDIPKVKLHTSLKDAFSCAICGVSVDGITTAALADFLFARYKIHTVNIEWENIKCVRVTPNVYTSLKELDKLVSALAYVSVNGVK; translated from the coding sequence ATGCCATCACGCCGTAGTTTTATCAAACACTCAGGTGCTGCATTACTTGCTACAGCAAGTGTTCCGGCCTTTTCATCTAAAGTAACCATCAGCGAAATCGAAGCTGCAGCAAAACCGAAAGCGCATTTGTCCGCTGCTGCATTTGCGATGGAGGAAGATTTCTGGTCCATGATCCGCGAGGCATATTCTGTTTCTCCGGCCATCATCAACCTGAACAATGGCGGCGTTAGTCCGCAAACCATGCACGTGCAGGAGATGCAATACAAATACATTCAGATGAGCAATGAAGCACCGAGCTATTATATGTGGCATGTGCTCGACCAGGGCCGCGAACCTTTGCGACTAAAATTAGCGGACCTCGCAGGATGCAGCGCTGAAGAAATAGCGATCAACCGCAATGCAACGGAAGCATTGGAAACCGTCATTTTCGGACTTAACCTGAAAGCCGGCGATGAAGTGATTCTCACCAAACAGGATTATCCCAACATGGTGCATGCATGGGAACAACGTGAAAAGCGCGACGGCATCAAACTCGTATGGCTCAATCTTGAAGTGCCAAAAGAAGACGATGATTATTTCGTCTCACAATTTTCCAATGCGGTTACTGATAAAACAAAAGTAGTGCACGTAACACACATGATCAATTGGATGGGACAGATTCAGCCGGTGAAAAAAATTTCAGATGCCGTGAAGAAAAAAAATCCGGCGATTGAAGTGATCTCCGACTCTGCTCACACCTTCGCGCATTTTGACTATAAGATTCCTGAACTCGGCTGCGATTACTGGGGTACGAGTCTGCACAAGTGGTTGTGTGCTCCTTTCGGTACCGGTTTGTTGTGGGTGAAGAAAGAAAAAATCCCTTCTATCTGGCCGCTGTTTGCGAATGGCGATCCGCAAAGTGCTGACATCAAAAAGTTTGAAGCCCAGGGCACGCGTTCTTTTCCCGCTGAACAGGCAATAGGATACGCGCTTGATTTTCACAATGCCATTGGATCACAACGCAAAGAAGCACGGCTTCGCTACCTTAAAAATTACTGGGCAGAAAAAGCGAAAGATATTCCCAAAGTGAAGCTGCACACTTCCCTGAAAGATGCTTTTTCCTGTGCCATCTGCGGCGTTTCTGTAGACGGAATTACAACAGCAGCGTTAGCGGATTTTCTTTTTGCCCGTTATAAAATCCACACTGTAAATATTGAATGGGAAAATATCAAATGCGTGCGCGTTACACCAAATGTGTACACTTCGTTGAAAGAACTTGATAAACTGGTGAGTGCTTTGGCATATGTGTCGGTCAATGGCGTGAAATAA
- a CDS encoding lipocalin family protein yields the protein MNRNVKTNQIRFHLFLLILITTSSMKAQTLQTVSKVDLDKYAGKWYEIASYPQRFQKGCHCTTAEYTLSDKGYVIVENRCNKDSLNGKQSYIKGKAFVEKNSGNAKLKVQFFWPLKGKYWIIDLADDYSYAVVSHPNRKYLWILSRTSKMSDEIYNQILLRLKEKQFDLTKLKLTPQ from the coding sequence ATGAATAGAAATGTTAAAACAAACCAAATCCGTTTCCACCTTTTTCTGTTAATTTTAATAACAACGTCAAGCATGAAAGCACAAACATTGCAAACAGTTTCAAAGGTTGACCTGGATAAATATGCTGGCAAATGGTATGAAATTGCCTCATATCCCCAAAGATTTCAGAAAGGTTGTCATTGCACAACAGCCGAATATACATTAAGCGACAAAGGCTATGTGATTGTAGAAAACAGGTGTAATAAAGATAGTTTGAATGGCAAGCAATCATATATAAAAGGCAAAGCGTTTGTGGAAAAAAATTCGGGCAACGCTAAATTGAAAGTGCAGTTCTTCTGGCCATTAAAGGGTAAATATTGGATCATTGATTTGGCTGATGATTATAGCTATGCCGTGGTAAGTCATCCCAACAGAAAATACCTCTGGATACTTTCAAGAACCTCAAAAATGAGTGATGAAATTTATAATCAGATTCTCCTAAGGCTTAAGGAAAAGCAATTTGATTTAACCAAACTGAAACTTACTCCTCAATAG
- a CDS encoding T9SS type A sorting domain-containing protein, translating into MTKMRRLFFMAGVVFIISINYSIGQITFQKTIGGTSDDVASAVTQTEDGGFVISGYTLSYGAGNLDVYLIKTNSTGDTLWTKTFGKGLDDYSYSVQQTFDGGYIIAGYITGAGSLDFYLIRTDADGDTIWTKTFGGTGLDKFYSVQQTADGGFILAATTTSFGAGSYDIYLMKTNLNGDPLWTKTFGGASNDEAKSVQETADGGYIIAGKTSSFGAGNDDVYLIRTNPNGDTLWTKTFGGSGYDNAVSVQQTTDAGYIIAGATDGFGAGNTDAYLIKSDSIGNILWTKTFGGTNMDYYSSVQQTADGGFIVCGVTSSFGAGNTDVYLIRADANGDTLWTRTVGGASNDFSSSVQQTADQGYIIAGKTNSFGAGNSDIYLIRADASGNDGCFTGKTTTIVSTPLSQSTNPPTIVTSPNTIVTIPATMVGSGGIITTPCATVGISKITSNELFLISPNPSAGNFTISFERIIKSGNIVILNSLGENVFTKNVLNEEKNEINLINISEGIYFVKVFDGETQYCEKIIVEHN; encoded by the coding sequence ATGACTAAAATGAGAAGACTCTTTTTTATGGCAGGTGTTGTATTTATTATCTCCATCAACTACTCCATCGGGCAGATAACGTTTCAAAAAACCATTGGCGGAACGTCCGATGACGTTGCCAGTGCGGTTACGCAAACGGAGGATGGTGGATTTGTTATTTCAGGTTATACCCTCAGTTACGGTGCAGGCAACCTCGATGTATATCTAATCAAGACAAATTCAACTGGTGATACGCTTTGGACAAAAACATTCGGGAAAGGATTAGATGACTATAGCTATAGCGTTCAACAAACTTTTGATGGAGGATATATTATTGCGGGTTATATAACCGGTGCAGGCAGTTTGGATTTTTATTTAATCCGTACAGATGCTGACGGAGATACCATTTGGACAAAAACTTTTGGAGGAACAGGTCTGGATAAATTTTATTCAGTTCAACAAACTGCCGATGGCGGCTTTATCCTTGCCGCAACAACTACAAGTTTTGGTGCGGGTAGTTATGATATTTACTTAATGAAGACCAACCTCAACGGAGATCCACTTTGGACGAAAACCTTTGGAGGAGCATCTAATGATGAAGCAAAGTCGGTTCAGGAAACTGCAGATGGTGGATATATCATTGCAGGAAAAACTTCAAGTTTCGGTGCAGGTAACGATGATGTTTATTTAATCAGGACCAATCCCAATGGAGATACGCTTTGGACAAAAACTTTTGGTGGTTCAGGATACGATAATGCTGTTTCAGTTCAACAAACCACTGATGCCGGCTATATCATTGCCGGAGCAACAGATGGTTTCGGTGCAGGTAATACAGATGCGTATTTAATCAAAAGTGATAGCATTGGAAATATACTTTGGACAAAAACATTTGGCGGAACAAATATGGATTATTATTCCTCTGTTCAGCAAACTGCTGATGGAGGATTTATTGTTTGTGGAGTAACCTCAAGCTTTGGTGCCGGTAATACGGATGTTTATTTAATCAGGGCAGATGCCAACGGAGATACGTTGTGGACAAGAACTGTTGGCGGAGCAAGTAATGATTTCAGCTCTTCCGTTCAACAAACTGCAGATCAAGGATATATTATTGCCGGAAAAACTAACAGTTTCGGTGCAGGCAATAGTGATATTTATTTGATCAGGGCCGATGCTTCTGGAAACGATGGTTGTTTCACTGGTAAGACTACAACTATTGTTAGCACTCCTTTATCACAGTCAACAAATCCACCAACTATTGTTACTTCTCCAAACACTATTGTAACCATTCCCGCAACAATGGTTGGCAGTGGAGGAATAATTACTACACCTTGCGCAACTGTCGGCATAAGTAAAATAACTTCAAATGAATTATTTCTTATCTCGCCAAATCCATCGGCAGGTAATTTTACTATTTCCTTTGAAAGAATAATTAAGTCAGGCAATATCGTAATATTGAATAGCCTCGGAGAAAACGTTTTTACAAAAAATGTTTTAAATGAAGAAAAAAATGAAATCAATCTAATAAATATTTCAGAGGGAATTTATTTTGTGAAAGTGTTTGACGGAGAAACGCAATACTGTGAAAAAATAATTGTTGAACATAATTGA
- a CDS encoding SDR family NAD(P)-dependent oxidoreductase, with protein sequence MKLTGNKILITGGASGIGLGLTERFIKENNQVIICGRRKSVLEEVSGKFPGVITRVCDLSQEAERVELFNWISENHDDLNVLVNNAGIQNWMNISDTDFYQKAKDEITTNILAPVHLTTLFTNLQSLDTIINVTSGLAFVQLSKVPVYCATKAFFHSFTLSLRHLLKARNIEVIEMIPPALNTDLGGKGLHDGQPSVSDFVETVFQQMKEGKAELTFGFSELMLNATPDTIHATFNRMNL encoded by the coding sequence ATGAAACTTACAGGCAATAAAATTCTAATTACCGGTGGCGCAAGCGGAATCGGACTTGGCTTAACTGAGCGATTCATCAAAGAGAACAACCAGGTAATTATTTGCGGAAGACGAAAGTCCGTGCTTGAAGAAGTATCCGGAAAATTTCCCGGGGTAATTACCAGGGTCTGTGATTTATCGCAGGAAGCGGAGAGAGTTGAGCTTTTTAACTGGATTTCAGAAAATCATGATGACCTGAATGTGCTTGTAAATAATGCCGGAATTCAAAACTGGATGAACATTTCAGATACGGATTTTTATCAGAAAGCAAAGGACGAAATCACCACAAATATTTTGGCACCGGTTCATTTGACAACCTTATTCACCAACTTACAATCCTTAGACACCATTATTAACGTGACCTCCGGTTTAGCGTTTGTGCAGTTATCAAAAGTGCCCGTCTATTGCGCGACAAAAGCGTTTTTCCACTCCTTTACACTTTCTCTCAGGCATTTACTAAAAGCAAGAAACATTGAGGTAATAGAAATGATACCACCGGCCCTAAACACTGACCTTGGCGGCAAAGGTTTACACGATGGACAACCATCAGTAAGTGATTTTGTAGAAACGGTCTTTCAGCAAATGAAGGAAGGCAAAGCTGAACTCACATTTGGTTTTAGTGAATTGATGTTGAATGCAACACCAGACACGATACATGCTACATTCAATAGAATGAATCTGTAA
- a CDS encoding DUF3667 domain-containing protein yields the protein MTKHCLNCGNIVTEKFCPNCGQDTGVRKITWKSFSEEFIHALTHGEKSILGTTVQLLSHPGKVLDEYIAGKRRKYHSPVGYFLILLALSVIFQRLAIAKLGFHPVIREGLTFSNIESIEVFIKHGTWLYIFTFPFSAAVFYFVLARPTYSYIESLVITMYAFSFTYVLFVLCYIIGGLIFSINVLHWKFYLFQITLALSYTVWVCFDIYRNKKKKMLWLRISFYLIINTVIVLKLLEFLSNAWVFLEHYFSVA from the coding sequence ATGACAAAGCACTGCCTCAATTGTGGAAATATTGTCACTGAAAAATTCTGTCCCAACTGCGGACAGGACACCGGCGTGCGAAAAATTACCTGGAAATCTTTCAGTGAAGAATTTATTCATGCGCTTACGCATGGAGAAAAAAGTATTCTGGGAACAACGGTTCAACTACTTAGTCACCCGGGAAAAGTGCTTGATGAATACATAGCAGGCAAGCGCAGGAAATATCATTCACCTGTTGGTTATTTCCTGATCCTGTTAGCGCTATCGGTAATTTTTCAGCGACTGGCGATCGCCAAACTTGGTTTTCATCCGGTGATTCGGGAAGGGTTGACATTTAGTAATATCGAAAGTATCGAGGTGTTCATAAAACACGGCACCTGGCTTTATATTTTTACTTTCCCATTCAGTGCAGCGGTATTTTATTTTGTTCTTGCCAGGCCGACATACAGCTATATTGAATCACTCGTGATTACGATGTATGCGTTTTCATTCACGTATGTTTTGTTTGTGCTTTGTTACATCATCGGAGGATTAATTTTTTCTATTAATGTGCTTCACTGGAAGTTTTATCTTTTTCAAATTACCCTTGCGTTGTCGTATACCGTATGGGTATGCTTTGATATATATAGGAATAAAAAGAAAAAAATGTTGTGGCTTCGCATTTCCTTTTATTTGATAATTAATACTGTTATAGTTTTAAAACTGCTTGAATTTTTGAGCAATGCATGGGTATTTCTGGAACATTATTTTTCAGTTGCATGA